One genomic window of Arachis stenosperma cultivar V10309 chromosome 10, arast.V10309.gnm1.PFL2, whole genome shotgun sequence includes the following:
- the LOC130954083 gene encoding uncharacterized protein LOC130954083: MELFTQQKVQRYEEFVEPDLQRAIDEQDKVFEQQKIFADLRRNIENLEKNSVTSLRTLVNLASEVYLQAEVPNTQHIFVDVGLEFHVEFTWSEALNYIQKREETIAKQIDEYNQSIASIKAQIKLVLEGIRELLQLPAEKSLPERNF, from the exons ATGGAACTCTTTACCCAACAGAAGGTTCAAAGATACGAAGAATTCGTTGAACCGGATCTTCAACGCGCTATCGATGA GCAGGACAAGGTCTTTGAACAACAGAAAATTTT TGCTGATTTGCGAAGAAACATTGAAAACCTAGAGAAGAATAGTGTTACCAGTCTAAGAACTCTGGTCAATCTTGCATCCGAGGTGTACTTGCAAGCAGAAGT GCCCAATACGCAACATATTTTTGTGGATGTAGGGTTGGAATTCCATGTTGAATTTACTTGGTCTGAAGCTTTGAACTACATACAGAAAAGGGAAGAAACAATAGCTAA GCAAATAGATGAGTACAATCAGTCAATCGCATCAATTAAAGCGCAGATCAAGCTG GTTCTCGAAGGGATTCGAGAATTACTACAACTTCCAGCTGAGAAATCATTACCTGAGCGGAATTTTTGA